Proteins encoded by one window of Cannabis sativa cultivar Pink pepper isolate KNU-18-1 chromosome 4, ASM2916894v1, whole genome shotgun sequence:
- the LOC115713883 gene encoding probable leucine-rich repeat receptor-like protein kinase At1g35710 translates to MESSNLASWDNNNIINLCNWTNVICDGSNGEISQIDLSNLELNVKLDQFNFSPFFNITVFNLNNNKLVGSIPTAIGNLTMLTLLDLSDNHFEGKIPVEISQLSELQYLSLCNNSLEGPIPYQLTHLPKVWYLSLGANSFANSDWSKFSSMPSLTYLDLYRNQFNSTFPGFISKCRNLTFLDLSQNSWTGSIPQSVFSNLVKLQSFNLTDNKFVGHLSSNISKLSKLKHLHLQTNFLKGYIPSEISLLYDLEVLELHENFFSGSIPSSIGQLENLLQLKILDLSYNNLTGPIPTSLGNLKSLIFFYVNTNQLSGALPVNISRLSNLEELFVFENNFTGLIPSEIGNLTKLKILDLSYNHLTGPIPTSLWNLKNLTLMQLFKNNLVGTIPPQIGNLKLLSTFDVSNNQLTGELPVNISNLNNLEAFYVFNNNFTGSIPLEIGNLKKLKKLYLSSNHLTGPIPTSLWNLKNLIFVVLSRNNLLGTIAPEIGNLEFLTHFAVDTNQLSGELPVNISMLRNLEVFNVFTNNFTGKVPRDFGKNSPNLKFVAFGNNNFFGKLPQGLCSEFNLEYLGANNNKFTGELPKCLRNCTKLKRVRLDENRFTDNITNAFGVHPNLNSIFLNNNQFIGHISSTWGQCQNLTRLQMGQNKISGKIPPELGSLKKLKVLSLESNKLNGPIPTQLGNLKLLYQLNLSNNHLIGVIPPSLSYLTSLLDLDLSRNNLAGEIPDLLGNCKGLLSLNLSHNMLSSDIPPELGNLVSIRYLLDLSNNLLVGEIPTSLSKLTMLEILNISHNHLSGSIPQSFSNLISIRYIDFSYNNLTGLIPTGKIFQNASISFYDRNLGLCGKAIGLNPCRRQRNKISNGLILIIGLVCGLVLFVTVIVITLILCHKLKVLDKNKRDSKKNGAHESLIWEKEAKFTFGEIVEATEDFDDKYCIGKGGFGTVYKAILRAHELVLAVKRLHMSDSSDISEVSRISFQNEIRTLTEVRHRNIVKLYGFCSRNNGLYLVYKYANRGSLAKVLYDSTDLDWDSRVKIVQGLAHAISYLHHDCSPPIVHRDISLSNVLLGCDFVPILSDFGTARLLMPDSSIWTNVVGSYGYMAPELALTMRVTEKCDVYSFGVVALEIMMGKHPGELLESLLSARSETLAENLLLKDMLDQRLLLPTGRLSAVVVLMVSLALSCTRSRPDSRPTMHFVAQELSTRSRASMIFEPLRTITIEKLAALQYQQQ, encoded by the exons ATGGAATCATCTAATCTAGCTTCATGGGACAACAACAACATCATTAATCTCTGCAACTGGACTAATGTTATCTGTGATGGTTCCAATGGAGAAATCTCACAAATAGATCTCTCCAACTTGGAACTCAATGTAAAATTGGATCAGTTCAacttctctcctttctttaatATCACAGTCTTCAACCTCAACAATAACAAACTCGTTGGTTCGATACCAACAGCCATTGGTAATCTCACCATGCTCACTTTGTTGGACTTGAGTGACAATCATTTTGAAGGAAAAATTCCAGTGGAGATAAGCCAATTGTCAGAGCTTCAATATCTCAGTCTCTGCAACAATTCCCTTGAGGGGCCAATACCTTACCAGCTCACCCATCTACCAAAGGTATGGTACTTATCCCTTGGAGCAAACTCTTTTGCGAATTCAGATTGGTCTAAATTTTCAAGCATGCCTTCTTTAACCTACCTTGATCTTTATAGGAACCAGTTTAATTCAACATTCCCAGGTTTCATATCAAAGTGTAGGAACTTGACTTTCCTTGACTTGTCTCAAAATAGTTGGACTGGATCAATTCCACAATCTGTATTTTCTAATCTTGTCAAACTCCAATCTTTCAATCTCACAGATAACAAATTCGTTGGACATTTGTCATCTAACATTTCGAAACTTTCTAAGCTCAAACACCTTCATTTGCAAACTAATTTTCTCAAAGGTTATATTCCCAGTGAAATTAGTCTTCTATATGATCTTGAGGTTCTTGAACTGCATGAAAATTTCTTTAGTGGGAGTATTCCTTCTTCCATTGGCCAACTCGAAAATctattacaacttaaaatattggATCTTTCTTATAACAATCTCACAGGTCCAATTCCAACTTCTTTGGGGAACCTCAAAAGCCTCAtctttttttatgtaaataccAACCAACTATCAGGAGCCCTACCAGTTAACATCTCAAGGCTAAGTAACTTGGAGGAattatttgtttttgaaaataatttcacTGGTTTAATTCCTTCAGAGATTGGAAACTTGACGAAACTTAAAATATTAGATCTTTCATATAATCATCTCACAGGTCCTATTCCAACTTCTCTATGGAACCTCAAAAATCTCACACTTATGCAACTTTTCAAAAACAATCTGGTTGGAACCATCCCACCACAGATTGGAAATCTAAAACTCCTGTCCACTTTTGATGTAAGCAACAATCAACTAACAGGAGAGTTGCCGGTTAATATTTCCAATCTTAATAATTTGGAGGCTTTCTATGTTTTCAACAATAATTTCACTGGTTCGATTCCTTTAGAGATTGgaaacttaaagaaacttaaaaaattatatctttCTTCGAACCATCTCACAGGTCCGATTCCAACTTCTCTATGGAACTTAAAAAACCTCATCTTTGTGGTCCTTTCCAGAAACAATTTGCTTGGAACCATCGCGCCAGAGATTGGAAATCTAGAATTCCTCACACATTTTGCTGTCGACACTAACCAACTATCAGGAGAGTTGCCGGTTAATATTTCCATGCTTCGTAACTTGGAGGTGTTCAATGTTTTTACAAATAATTTCACCGGGAAAGTCCCTCGAGATTTTGGGAAGAACAGTCCTAATTTGAAATTCGTTGCGTTTGGAAATAACAATTTCTTCGGAAAGCTGCCACAAGGTCTGTGTAGCGAGTTCAATCTAGAGTATTTGGGTGCAAACAACAATAAGTTTACAGGAGAATTGCCCAAGTGCCTGAGAAACTGCACAAAATTAAAAAGAGTAAGGCTTGATGAGAATCGATTCACAGACAACATTACCAATGCTTTTGGAGTTCACCCAAATCTTAATTCCATTTTCTTAAACAACAACCAATTCATTGGCCATATATCAAGTACATGGGGACAATGTCAGAATCTCACCAGATTGCAGATGGGTCAAAATAAAATCTCTGGTAAGATCCCTCCAGAACTCGGGAGTTTGAAAAAGTTGAAAGTTTTGAGCCTAGAATCGAACAAATTGAATGGGCCAATTCCAACTCAATTAGGAAATCTTAAACTTTTGTACCAGCTTAATCTCAGCAATAATCATCTAATAGGGGTAATCCCTCCAAGTCTATCATACTTGACCAGCCTATTGGATCTTGATCTTTCGAGAAACAATTTAGCTGGTGAAATACCAGATTTGTTAGGTAATTGTAAAGGATTATTGAGCTTAAACCTCAGTCACAATATGCTATCTAGTGATATACCACCAGAGCTTGGAAATTTGGTGTCTATACGTTATTTATTGGATCTTAGCAATAATTTACTTGTTGGAGAGATACCCACAAGCCTGTCCAAGCTTAcaatgttggaaattctaaacaTCTCTCATAACCACCTCTCAGGAAGTATTCCCCAATCATTTTCCAACCTAATAAGCATACGTTACATTgatttttcttacaacaactTGACGGGTCTAATCCCGACTGGAAAAATATTCCAAAATGCTTCAATAAGTTTTTATGATAGAAATCTCGGATTGTGTGGAAAAGCTATAGGACTTAATCCCTGTAGAAGGCAAAGAAACAAAATTAGCAATGGTCTTATATTGATCATTGGTCTTGTTTGTGGCCTGGTACTGTTTGTTACTGTCATTGTTATCACTCTCATATTGTGTCATAAACTCAAAGTGTTGGATAAGAACAAAAGAGATTCCAAAAAAAATGGTGCGCATGAGTCATTGATATGGGAGAAGGAAGCAAAATTCACGTTTGGAGAAATTGTAGAGGCAACTGAAGACTTTGATGACAAGTATTGCATTGGGAAAGGAGGTTTTGGTACCGTTTACAAGGCCATATTGAGAGCACATGAGTTAGTTCTTGCGGTTAAGCGGTTGCACATGTCAGATTCAAGTGATATTTCAGAAGTTAGTCGCATCAGTTTCCAGAATGAGATCCGAACTCTGACGGAAGTCCGACATCGAAACATTGTAAAGCTTTATGGGTTCTGTTCAAGAAACAATGGTTTGTACTTAGTGTATAAGTATGCAAACAGGGGGAGTCTTGCTAAAGTATTATATGACTCAACAGATCTTGATTGGGATTCAAGAGTGAAGATTGTTCAAGGATTGGCCCATGCAATCTCATACTTGCACCACGATTGTTCTCCACCAATTGTTCATCGCGACATATCCTTAAGCAATGTACTACTTGGCTGTGATTTTGTTCCAATATTGTCGGACTTTGGCACAGCTCGATTGTTGATGCCTGACTCGTCCATTTGGACAAATGTAGTTGGATCCTATGGCTACATGGCCCCAG AATTGGCTTTGACTATGCGTGTAACTGAAAAGTGTGATGTGTATAGCTTTGGAGTGGTAGCTTTAGAAATTATGATGGGAAAGCACCCAGGAGAGCTTTTGGAATCTTTATTATCAGCTCGATCAGAAACATTAGCAGAGAATCTGTTATTGAAAGATATGTTAGATCAACGATTGTTACTTCCTACTGGGAGATTATCAGCTGTTGTGGTGTTGATGGTGAGCTTGGCATTGTCATGTACTAGAAGTAGACCAGATTCACGACCGACTATGCATTTTGTGGCACAAGAATTATCGA